One genomic window of Verrucomicrobiia bacterium includes the following:
- a CDS encoding Ig-like domain-containing protein: MAALLTFTLGVRATAANVTLAWDPSTDATVTGYRLYYGTASRAYTGNVAVNAGTTSATVSNLAIGQTYYFAATSLSSAGQESAYSGEVSYMAPAANSAPVANAQSVSTPEDTARTITLSATDADGNPLSYAVVTGPAHGTLSGAAPNLTYTPAANYNGADSFTFKANDGTVDSAPATVSLAITPVNDAPVANGQNVTTAEDTARTITLTGSDVDGNALTYAVVAAPAHGTLSGTAPNLVYTPAANYNGSDSFTFRVNDGTVNSATATVSITVTPVNDAPVANAQSVSTPEDTAKAITLTGSDVDGNALTYAVVTGPAHGTLSGTAPNLVYTPAANYNGSDSFTFRVNDGSLNSANATVSLTVAPVNDAPVAMAQSVTTAEDTAKAITLNGSDVDGDALTYAVSTPPAHGTLSGTAPNLTYTPASSYSGSDSFAFRVNDGLTNSSPATVAITITAVNHAPVANAQTITTPEDTAKAITLTASDADGDSLTYTIVTPPAHGSLSGTAPNLTYTPATNYSGADSFWFKANDGTTDSALAVVSINITAVNHAPVANAQSVTTAEDTAKVIVLTATDADGNNLTYTVVTPPAHGSLSGIAPNLTYTPAANYNGADSFTFKANDGTVDSTVAAVALTVTPVNDAPVASAQSVSLTEDATKAITLSAADVDGDALSYTIVTPPAHGTLSGTAPNMVYTPATNYSGADSFWFKANDGTADSATAVVSLNITAVNHAPVASAQSVTTPEDAAKAITLAATDVDGDTLSYTIVAPPAHGKLTGTAPNVIYTPTTNYNGSDSFTFKANDGTVDSSTVAVFVTVTPVNDAPVASAQTVTLAEDSSKAITLSATDVEGDALTYTIVTPPAHGTLSGTAPNVVYTPATNYSGADSFWFKANDGAADSGLAVVSLNITAVNHAPIASAQSATTLEDTATAITLAATDVDGDTLTYTIVTPPAHGTLSGTPPNVTYKPATNYNGADSFAFKANDGTVDSATAMVGLTVTPVNDPPTLNPIANVTVNQNASAATVSLAGISSGAANEAQTLTVTASSSNPGVVPTPGIAYMSPNATGSLTFTPVADASGTAVITVTVSDGQSENSTVTRSFTVTVNAVASPITLDPIASVSVDENSGTQTVPLSGISSTSTTTPYTTTTRIRTGKTSTKLTVTATSSDTSLIPTPVVSYSSPNSTGTLSFAPVAGKSGSAIITVTVTDGSNPPTSRSFMVTVNAVNAPPTLDPLGNLNVADDAGPQTVTLTGITAGPNESQSLTVTATSSNPSFVPTPKVNYTSPNTTGTLTFTPTTNTSGSTIITVTVNDGQPQNSTVTRAFTVNVYSGQMPPTVSLTSPSYGATFTAPAKISLAATVNPNGHTIAKVQFYADGTLVGEAASAPYAADWAATGVGAYNLTARVLYESNGSVDSQPVKVTLTTLPAPWETADLGSGIVAGDAVFTNGTFVVTGAGNIGGTADDFRYVYQTLSGDGDITVELKSAALSSPAGRVGVMIRESLANDAKAAFVGLDSNGTCHTIWRTATGGDSNDSTPAMKATSDLWVRLVRSGNRLTAYYSTNGRRWSGAGNQTISMASNIYIGLAVASGNTDTPVVANFGTPVVTP, from the coding sequence GTCGGCCACGGTTTCCAACCTGGCGATCGGGCAGACGTATTATTTCGCCGCCACCTCGTTGAGTTCGGCGGGACAGGAAAGTGCGTATTCCGGCGAGGTTTCCTACATGGCGCCGGCGGCCAATTCCGCGCCGGTGGCCAATGCGCAAAGCGTCAGCACGCCCGAAGACACGGCCAGGACCATCACGCTGAGCGCCACCGATGCGGATGGCAATCCGCTAAGTTACGCGGTGGTGACCGGACCGGCGCACGGCACGTTGAGCGGCGCTGCGCCCAATCTCACCTACACCCCGGCGGCTAATTACAACGGCGCTGACAGCTTCACCTTCAAAGCCAATGACGGGACGGTTGATTCCGCGCCGGCCACCGTTTCCCTCGCGATTACGCCCGTCAACGACGCGCCGGTGGCCAACGGGCAAAACGTGACGACGGCAGAGGACACGGCCAGAACGATTACTCTGACCGGTTCTGATGTGGACGGCAACGCGCTCACCTATGCGGTGGTGGCCGCGCCGGCGCATGGCACGTTAAGCGGCACCGCGCCGAATCTGGTTTACACGCCGGCGGCCAACTACAACGGCAGTGATAGTTTCACGTTCCGGGTCAACGATGGCACGGTCAACTCGGCGACGGCCACGGTTTCCATCACGGTCACGCCCGTCAATGACGCGCCGGTGGCCAACGCGCAAAGTGTGAGCACGCCGGAAGACACCGCGAAGGCGATTACGTTGACGGGTTCCGATGTGGACGGCAATGCGTTGACCTATGCGGTGGTGACCGGACCGGCGCATGGCACGTTAAGCGGCACCGCACCAAATCTGGTTTACACGCCGGCGGCCAACTACAACGGCAGCGACAGCTTCACGTTCCGGGTCAACGATGGCTCCCTGAATTCTGCCAATGCGACCGTTTCCCTGACGGTGGCGCCGGTGAACGACGCGCCCGTGGCCATGGCCCAAAGCGTGACGACGGCCGAGGACACGGCCAAGGCGATTACCCTGAACGGCAGCGACGTGGACGGCGATGCGTTGACTTACGCGGTCAGCACGCCGCCGGCGCACGGCACCTTGAGCGGCACCGCGCCGAATCTGACCTACACGCCGGCGTCCAGCTACTCGGGCAGCGACAGTTTTGCCTTCCGTGTCAACGACGGGCTGACGAATTCCAGCCCGGCGACCGTGGCGATCACCATCACGGCCGTCAATCATGCGCCGGTGGCCAACGCCCAGACCATCACCACGCCCGAGGACACCGCCAAGGCGATTACGCTGACGGCAAGCGATGCGGACGGGGACAGCCTGACTTACACGATTGTCACCCCGCCGGCGCACGGAAGCCTGTCCGGCACCGCACCCAATCTGACCTACACGCCGGCGACGAATTACAGCGGCGCGGACAGTTTCTGGTTCAAGGCCAACGATGGCACGACGGATTCCGCCCTTGCGGTGGTGTCCATCAACATCACCGCGGTAAACCACGCGCCCGTGGCGAATGCGCAGAGTGTGACCACCGCGGAAGACACGGCGAAGGTCATTGTCCTGACCGCCACCGACGCGGATGGCAACAATCTGACTTACACGGTGGTCACGCCGCCGGCGCACGGAAGCCTGTCCGGCATCGCGCCCAATCTGACTTACACGCCGGCCGCCAACTACAACGGCGCGGACAGCTTCACGTTCAAGGCGAACGACGGCACCGTGGACTCCACCGTGGCCGCGGTGGCGTTGACCGTGACGCCCGTGAACGACGCGCCCGTGGCCAGCGCCCAAAGCGTAAGCCTGACGGAGGACGCCACCAAAGCCATCACGTTGAGTGCTGCCGACGTGGATGGCGATGCGTTGAGCTACACGATTGTGACGCCGCCGGCACACGGCACGCTGAGCGGCACGGCGCCGAACATGGTTTACACGCCGGCGACAAATTACAGCGGCGCGGACAGCTTCTGGTTCAAGGCGAACGACGGCACGGCTGATTCCGCGACCGCCGTGGTGTCCCTCAACATCACCGCCGTCAATCACGCGCCGGTGGCCAGCGCGCAAAGCGTGACCACCCCGGAAGACGCGGCGAAGGCGATCACCCTGGCCGCCACGGATGTGGACGGCGACACGCTGAGCTACACCATTGTGGCACCGCCGGCGCACGGTAAACTGACGGGCACGGCGCCGAACGTGATTTACACCCCGACGACCAATTACAACGGCTCGGACAGTTTCACGTTCAAGGCGAACGACGGCACGGTGGACTCCTCAACGGTGGCCGTGTTTGTGACCGTGACGCCGGTCAACGATGCGCCGGTGGCCAGCGCGCAAACGGTGACGCTTGCGGAAGATTCCAGCAAGGCCATCACGCTGTCCGCGACCGATGTCGAAGGCGATGCGTTGACCTACACGATTGTGACGCCGCCGGCGCACGGCACGTTGAGCGGCACGGCGCCGAATGTGGTTTACACACCGGCGACGAATTACAGCGGTGCGGACAGCTTCTGGTTCAAGGCGAACGACGGCGCGGCCGATTCGGGCCTGGCGGTGGTCTCCCTCAACATCACCGCGGTCAACCATGCGCCCATTGCCAGCGCCCAGAGCGCGACCACTTTGGAAGACACGGCCACGGCCATCACGCTCGCGGCGACCGACGTGGACGGCGACACGTTGACCTACACGATTGTGACGCCGCCGGCGCACGGCACCTTGTCCGGCACGCCGCCCAATGTGACCTACAAACCGGCCACGAACTACAACGGCGCCGACAGCTTTGCGTTCAAGGCCAACGACGGCACCGTGGATTCCGCCACCGCCATGGTGGGCCTGACGGTGACGCCGGTGAACGATCCGCCGACGCTGAACCCGATTGCGAATGTAACCGTCAATCAGAATGCCAGCGCGGCGACCGTGTCGCTGGCGGGCATCAGTTCCGGCGCCGCCAATGAAGCGCAGACACTCACGGTGACCGCCTCGTCGAGCAATCCCGGCGTCGTGCCGACGCCAGGCATCGCCTACATGAGCCCCAACGCGACCGGTTCACTGACCTTCACGCCGGTGGCGGATGCCAGCGGCACCGCGGTAATCACCGTGACAGTCAGTGATGGCCAGAGTGAGAACAGCACGGTGACGCGGTCGTTTACCGTGACGGTGAACGCGGTCGCCAGCCCGATCACACTGGATCCGATCGCCAGCGTGTCCGTGGATGAAAACTCCGGGACGCAGACCGTGCCGCTTTCCGGCATCAGCAGCACGTCCACCACGACCCCTTACACCACGACCACCCGGATACGCACCGGCAAGACGAGCACAAAGCTGACGGTAACGGCGACCTCCAGCGACACGAGCCTCATTCCGACGCCCGTGGTCAGTTACAGCAGCCCGAATTCGACCGGCACACTCAGTTTCGCGCCTGTCGCCGGCAAGTCCGGTTCGGCCATCATCACCGTGACGGTCACCGACGGGAGCAATCCGCCCACGAGCCGTTCGTTCATGGTGACCGTGAATGCCGTCAACGCGCCGCCGACGTTGGATCCGCTGGGCAATCTGAACGTGGCCGATGACGCAGGGCCGCAGACCGTGACGTTGACCGGCATCACCGCCGGGCCAAACGAATCGCAGTCGCTTACGGTTACCGCGACCTCCAGCAATCCGAGCTTCGTGCCCACGCCCAAGGTGAATTACACCAGCCCGAACACCACCGGCACCCTGACGTTCACGCCCACGACGAACACGAGCGGTTCGACCATCATCACGGTCACGGTGAACGATGGCCAGCCGCAGAACAGCACGGTGACGCGCGCCTTCACGGTCAACGTCTATTCGGGGCAAATGCCGCCGACGGTGTCCCTGACGTCGCCCAGCTACGGCGCGACCTTCACCGCGCCAGCCAAGATCAGTCTCGCGGCGACGGTCAACCCCAACGGTCACACGATCGCCAAGGTCCAGTTTTACGCTGATGGAACGCTGGTCGGCGAAGCCGCCAGCGCCCCTTACGCGGCGGATTGGGCGGCGACTGGCGTGGGCGCCTACAACCTGACCGCCCGCGTGCTTTATGAGTCAAACGGTTCGGTCGATTCGCAGCCGGTGAAGGTGACGCTGACCACGTTGCCCGCCCCGTGGGAAACAGCGGACTTGGGCAGTGGCATCGTCGCGGGCGACGCCGTATTCACCAACGGCACGTTCGTGGTCACGGGCGCCGGCAACATTGGCGGCACGGCGGACGACTTCCGTTACGTTTATCAGACCTTGAGCGGGGACGGCGACATCACCGTTGAATTGAAGTCGGCGGCCCTGAGCTCGCCGGCCGGCCGCGTGGGTGTGATGATCCGCGAATCATTGGCCAATGATGCCAAGGCGGCCTTCGTGGGGCTGGACAGCAACGGCACCTGCCACACGATCTGGCGGACCGCCACCGGCGGTGACAGCAATGACAGCACGCCCGCGATGAAAGCCACCTCCGACCTCTGGGTGCGGTTGGTCCGCTCGGGCAACCGGCTTACTGCTTACTACTCGACCAACGGCCGGCGCTGGAGTGGTGCCGGCAACCAGACGATTTCCATGGCTTCCAACATCTACATCGGCCTCGCCGTGGCGTCGGGCAACACGGACACGCCGGTGGTGGCCAATTTTGGCACGCCCGTGGTGACGCCTTGA
- a CDS encoding SDR family NAD(P)-dependent oxidoreductase, with protein sequence MSDYLKSLFGLDGKVAVVIGGTGELCGAMAEGLAQAGAEVVLVGRSAERAAARLQRITAVGGKAWFAPADVARKPALEALLKSVLEKSGRVDIVVNGAGVNSPTPFLDVAEEEFDRIMDTNFKALYFACQVFGRHLVERGQGGSIINIGSMSALKPLSRVFTYSASKAAVHNLSMNLAREWAPKGVRVNILVPGFFPAEQNRKVLTPERVGQIMGHTPMKRFGEARELIGATLLLASDQAGSFITGVEMVVDGGFNSMCI encoded by the coding sequence ATGTCAGATTATCTCAAATCCTTGTTCGGTTTGGACGGGAAAGTGGCCGTCGTCATTGGCGGCACCGGCGAATTGTGCGGCGCCATGGCGGAAGGCCTGGCACAGGCGGGCGCGGAAGTGGTGCTCGTCGGGCGCAGCGCCGAAAGGGCCGCGGCGCGCCTGCAGCGCATCACTGCCGTGGGCGGCAAGGCGTGGTTCGCGCCGGCCGACGTCGCCCGCAAGCCCGCGCTCGAGGCCCTGTTGAAAAGCGTCCTGGAAAAATCCGGCCGGGTGGACATCGTCGTCAATGGCGCGGGGGTCAATTCACCGACGCCGTTTCTGGACGTGGCGGAGGAAGAGTTTGACCGCATCATGGACACGAACTTCAAGGCGCTTTACTTCGCGTGCCAGGTGTTCGGCAGGCATCTCGTCGAACGCGGTCAGGGCGGCAGCATCATCAACATCGGCTCGATGAGTGCGCTGAAGCCGTTGTCGCGCGTCTTCACCTACTCGGCGTCCAAGGCGGCCGTGCATAATCTCTCCATGAACCTCGCCCGCGAATGGGCGCCCAAGGGGGTGCGCGTGAACATCCTCGTCCCGGGCTTTTTCCCGGCGGAGCAAAACCGCAAGGTGCTGACGCCGGAACGCGTCGGGCAGATCATGGGGCACACGCCGATGAAGCGCTTTGGCGAGGCCCGGGAATTGATCGGCGCCACCCTGCTGCTCGCCAGCGATCAGGCGGGTTCCTTCATCACCGGTGTCGAAATGGTTGTGGACGGCGGTTTCAATTCCATGTGCATCTGA
- a CDS encoding aminotransferase class V-fold PLP-dependent enzyme: MSDTKPLELPAADPTLWLHDPQVTFLNHGAFGSCPRAVLAHQHEWQLRLERQPLQFLVRELEGHLDAARAALAQFVGAAPDDLVFVPNTTAGVNTVLRSLRFAPGDELLVTNQEYNASRNALNYVAERTGAQVVVAHVPFPVARVEELVESVLAAVSPRTRLVLLDHVTSTTGLVMPLERLLAALNARGIETLVDGAHAPGMIPLNLSALGATYYTGNCHKWLCAPKGAALLHVRRDRQAHIRPLVISHGANSRRTDRSRFQLEFGWTGTGDPSAWLSVPETLRYVGSLLPGGWPAVMARNRALTLAARRLLCDALAVTPPCPEGCLGSLAAVPLPDAPAGQGPRAPWFEYPLQDALRECHGIEVPVFSWPAPPHRLLRIAPQLYNSLPQYRRLAAALQDALADGL; the protein is encoded by the coding sequence ATGTCCGACACCAAACCGCTCGAACTTCCCGCCGCCGATCCCACCCTGTGGCTGCATGATCCGCAGGTAACCTTTCTCAACCACGGCGCCTTTGGCAGCTGCCCGCGCGCCGTGCTGGCGCACCAGCACGAATGGCAGCTCCGGCTGGAACGGCAGCCCCTGCAGTTCCTCGTGCGCGAACTGGAGGGCCACCTCGACGCCGCCCGCGCGGCGCTCGCGCAGTTCGTGGGCGCGGCGCCGGATGATCTGGTGTTCGTCCCCAACACCACGGCCGGCGTCAACACCGTCCTGCGCTCGCTTCGGTTCGCCCCCGGCGACGAACTGCTGGTCACCAACCAGGAATACAACGCAAGCCGCAACGCCCTCAATTACGTGGCGGAACGCACGGGCGCACAGGTGGTGGTGGCCCATGTGCCGTTTCCCGTGGCCCGCGTCGAGGAACTGGTTGAATCCGTGCTGGCCGCGGTTTCGCCCCGCACCCGGCTGGTGTTGCTCGATCACGTGACCAGCACCACGGGATTGGTCATGCCCCTGGAACGATTGCTGGCGGCGCTCAACGCGCGCGGCATCGAAACGCTCGTCGATGGCGCGCATGCGCCAGGCATGATCCCGCTCAATCTGTCCGCGTTGGGCGCGACGTATTACACTGGCAACTGTCACAAGTGGCTCTGTGCGCCGAAAGGCGCCGCGCTGTTGCACGTCCGCCGCGACCGGCAGGCGCACATCCGGCCGCTGGTCATCAGCCACGGAGCGAATTCCCGCCGGACGGATCGATCGCGTTTTCAACTGGAGTTTGGCTGGACGGGCACCGGTGATCCGTCGGCCTGGCTGAGCGTGCCGGAAACGCTGCGTTATGTGGGCTCGCTGCTGCCCGGCGGCTGGCCGGCGGTGATGGCGCGCAACCGCGCCCTGACCCTGGCGGCGCGCCGGCTCCTGTGCGATGCGTTGGCGGTGACCCCGCCGTGTCCGGAAGGATGTCTTGGCTCGCTCGCGGCGGTGCCGTTGCCGGACGCGCCCGCAGGACAAGGGCCGCGCGCGCCCTGGTTTGAATATCCGTTGCAGGACGCACTGCGCGAATGCCACGGCATCGAGGTGCCGGTGTTTTCCTGGCCCGCGCCGCCCCACCGGTTGTTGCGCATCGCGCCGCAGCTCTACAATTCACTGCCGCAATACCGCCGGCTGGCAGCCGCCCTCCAAGACGCACTTGCCGACGGATTATGA
- a CDS encoding AraC family transcriptional regulator: protein MDAKDRGAQWPGGLLHRHPLTHVHVCGRRLEPPVLSHVVNFPRLEIPLSGCYENQIESDGRVITVRLRPGAALFAPPNCWNLPTWRHPVRLMSILFGKKQLGISLVTLKSPASQKIVAQKVSLLRPLTGPLPKLMEAVTEVQTAGGPDAIYPELARALLICVEQSFHQPEVAAANPAKSLLEDVCVYLQSHYQYDITRDSVAKQFSISPNYLSRIFQFQGHMTFSNYLMHVRTDRAKHLLRSYNLKLDDVAARCGYRDTAYFCRVFKRVAKLTPSEYRTQHRPETAADAPADAAEAN from the coding sequence ATGGATGCCAAGGATAGAGGCGCCCAATGGCCGGGAGGCCTGTTGCACCGCCATCCGCTGACGCACGTGCACGTGTGCGGCCGCCGGCTTGAACCGCCCGTGCTGAGTCACGTCGTCAATTTTCCCCGGCTCGAAATTCCCCTCTCCGGCTGTTACGAAAACCAGATCGAGAGCGACGGGCGCGTGATCACCGTGCGGCTGCGGCCCGGTGCGGCGTTGTTCGCCCCGCCCAATTGCTGGAACCTGCCCACGTGGCGCCATCCCGTGCGGCTCATGTCCATTCTGTTCGGCAAAAAACAACTGGGCATCAGCCTGGTGACGTTGAAATCGCCCGCGAGCCAGAAAATCGTGGCGCAGAAAGTCTCGCTGCTGCGGCCGTTGACGGGGCCGCTGCCGAAGTTGATGGAGGCTGTGACCGAGGTGCAGACGGCCGGCGGACCCGACGCCATTTATCCGGAACTCGCCCGCGCGCTGCTGATTTGCGTGGAGCAATCCTTTCACCAGCCCGAAGTGGCGGCGGCCAATCCGGCGAAGTCGCTGCTGGAGGACGTGTGCGTTTACCTCCAGAGCCACTATCAATACGACATCACGCGCGATTCGGTGGCGAAGCAGTTCAGCATTTCGCCCAACTACCTCTCCCGCATCTTCCAGTTCCAGGGGCACATGACGTTCAGCAATTACCTGATGCATGTGCGCACGGACCGCGCAAAACATCTGCTCCGCAGTTACAATCTCAAGCTTGATGACGTGGCGGCCCGGTGCGGCTACCGGGACACCGCCTACTTCTGCCGCGTCTTCAAACGCGTCGCCAAGCTGACCCCGTCGGAATACCGCACGCAGCACCGTCCGGAAACGGCGGCCGATGCGCCGGCGGACGCGGCCGAGGCAAACTGA
- a CDS encoding prepilin-type N-terminal cleavage/methylation domain-containing protein, which translates to MHNLVPSAPPQRFNSAAAGRAAFTLIELLVVIAIIAILAAMLLPALSKAKTKAQGISCLNNTKQLTIAWALYAADNNGKLVYNKPGYSDLTNWVGNFLDWSSSAQNTNLDLIRNASLGPYAGKNVGIYKCPADNTPCAAGPRDRSLSMNAYVGNIGNGAPITGGYAQFLKESDFRNPAGIFVFLDEHPDSINDGWFIFCTAGNPAERNQWSDLPASYHNGAGGFSFADGHSEIKKWRNGSTVRSVTKNSSFLPLGIPYNQTDDITWVAERQTTKL; encoded by the coding sequence ATGCACAACCTTGTTCCATCGGCACCACCGCAGCGATTCAATTCGGCAGCTGCCGGTCGCGCGGCGTTCACCTTGATTGAATTGCTCGTCGTCATCGCCATCATCGCGATTCTGGCGGCCATGTTGCTGCCCGCCCTGTCGAAGGCAAAAACCAAGGCGCAGGGCATCAGCTGCCTGAACAACACCAAGCAGCTGACCATCGCATGGGCGTTGTATGCGGCCGACAACAACGGCAAGCTGGTTTATAACAAGCCGGGCTATTCCGACCTGACCAACTGGGTGGGGAATTTTCTCGACTGGTCGAGCAGCGCGCAGAACACCAACCTGGATCTGATTCGCAACGCGTCGCTGGGGCCTTATGCCGGGAAGAATGTGGGCATCTACAAATGTCCGGCAGACAACACGCCCTGTGCCGCGGGGCCGCGCGACCGCAGTCTTTCGATGAACGCCTACGTCGGCAACATCGGCAACGGCGCCCCGATCACCGGCGGCTACGCGCAGTTTTTGAAGGAGTCGGACTTCCGCAATCCGGCCGGCATTTTTGTCTTTCTGGACGAGCATCCCGACAGCATCAACGATGGCTGGTTCATCTTCTGCACGGCGGGGAATCCGGCGGAGCGCAATCAGTGGAGCGATTTGCCGGCGTCCTATCACAACGGCGCGGGTGGGTTTTCGTTTGCCGACGGCCATTCGGAAATCAAGAAGTGGCGGAATGGCAGCACCGTCCGCAGCGTGACCAAGAATTCCAGTTTTCTGCCGCTCGGCATTCCCTACAACCAGACCGACGACATTACGTGGGTGGCGGAACGGCAGACCACCAAGCTTTGA